The Miscanthus floridulus cultivar M001 chromosome 17, ASM1932011v1, whole genome shotgun sequence genome has a window encoding:
- the LOC136515427 gene encoding uncharacterized protein → MIDYDESTRKCRCKCYNSQPKVLDELKKKQHFIHEGIGCSEDYVAEVARARYEEKKLDERRKRAGRTVESPIVLFDEGNEDEDDTNRLSELIALAEAGLQADEAEDDTGRLSEFIALAEAGLQTEEAEDDTDRLSELIALAEAGLQVEEDDEAFFTQTVETADEVEAAYYRRKAY, encoded by the exons atgattgactatgatgag agcactaggaaatgcaggtgtaAATGTTATAATAGTCAACCTAAGGTCttagatgaactgaagaagaagcaa cattttatacatgaagggattggatgcagcgaggactaTGTTGCAGAGGTTGCTCGTGCAAGGTACgaagaaaagaagttagatgagcgcagaaagcgagctggtcgcaccgttgaatcaccgattgtgttgtttgatgaggggaatgaggatgaggacgacactaacagactaagcgagctcatcgctctagcagaggcaggcttgcagGCGGATGAGGCTGAAGATGACACTGGTAGACTAAGCGagttcatcgctctagcagaggcgggcttacaaacggaggaggctgaggacgacactgacagactgagtgagctcatcgctctagcagaggcgggcttacaggtggaggaggatgatgaagcaTTCTTCACTCAGACCGTAGAGACCGCAGATGaagtggaggccgcttactacaggcgaaaggcatattag